From a region of the Aeoliella mucimassa genome:
- a CDS encoding Tex-like N-terminal domain-containing protein, whose translation MDSSLAVDLTRVARSTKLPVEQVRATVELLDAGNTIPFITRYRRDQTGGLDEEQIEHIRAAVADLRNLEARKGTILRSLESQHKLTDELRASVEAAETLRRLEDLYLPYKPKKQSLASKAREQGLEPLAMEILDQAEAAQDLDARAAQFVSEDRKVENGAAALIGAGHILAERYSEQAELRQRLRKLYRKTGKLVATKISDDHKKNAQFKDYFDYREPLSRVPPHRVLAINRGEKAKVLRVGVECDAAALEQLAIEQAVPAEHAHAEYLRGCMKDALERLVLPSLERESRRELTDKAETHAIEVFARNLRALLLQPPVPGRRVLAIDPGYKNGCKLAMIDEHGNLVTIGLVNITGSEEKTAEARTQLLEFIREHSPSVIAIGNGSACRPTENMVSELLAGELADTEIQYVIVNEAGASVYSTSAIGREEFPDCEAIDRSAISIGRRLQDPLSELVKIDPASIGVGLYQHDAKPAHLKDTLNQTVESCVSFVGVDVNTASSALLKNVAGLNQLVARRILEHRTEKGPFQSRQQLLDVNGLGEATFVQAAGFLKIDGGDNPLDTTWVHPESYAAAERLLSELGIETSEVGREGWAKKFAAALEGRDRAELAAKLELGEHSVAQLIEALERPGRDLRSDLPPPVFRRDVVKLDDLEVGMKLSGTVLNVVDFGAFVDVGLSDSGLVHVSQMQNDYVRDPHQVVSVGDQVDCWVTAIDTERRRVALTMIEPGTERPKPEKAPRRRPKRRPQKPKTDSSGAKPGEAAPAAGSGGGEQGASASTSSRPPRSGGGRRDDSRGSAGGGGGGRRGDRRGRRGEKPQRPRTGSFEKRAKREVVPLTKEMEEGKEAMRSFSDLLQFHKKQSTKDKQDDSNSGS comes from the coding sequence ATGGATTCCTCTCTCGCAGTCGATCTCACTAGGGTTGCCCGGTCCACTAAGTTGCCAGTGGAACAAGTGCGCGCCACGGTCGAGCTACTCGACGCAGGTAACACCATTCCGTTCATCACCCGCTACCGCCGCGATCAGACTGGCGGGCTTGATGAAGAACAAATCGAACACATACGCGCCGCGGTGGCCGATCTGCGAAACTTGGAGGCACGCAAGGGAACCATCCTTCGCTCGCTTGAGTCGCAGCACAAACTCACCGACGAGTTGCGGGCCAGTGTCGAGGCGGCCGAGACGCTCCGGCGCCTCGAAGACCTCTATCTGCCGTACAAGCCAAAGAAGCAGTCGCTGGCTTCCAAGGCTCGCGAGCAAGGGCTCGAACCGCTGGCCATGGAGATTCTCGACCAGGCCGAAGCGGCCCAGGATCTCGACGCCCGGGCGGCTCAGTTCGTTAGCGAAGATCGCAAAGTCGAAAACGGTGCGGCCGCGCTGATTGGTGCTGGCCACATCCTGGCCGAGCGGTACAGCGAGCAAGCGGAGTTGCGTCAACGACTGCGCAAACTGTATCGCAAGACCGGCAAGTTGGTTGCGACCAAGATTTCGGACGATCACAAGAAGAACGCCCAGTTCAAAGACTATTTCGACTATCGCGAACCACTTTCGCGGGTGCCGCCCCATCGGGTGCTGGCCATCAACCGCGGCGAGAAGGCCAAGGTGCTTCGCGTCGGCGTGGAATGCGACGCCGCCGCGCTCGAGCAGTTGGCCATCGAGCAAGCCGTGCCCGCCGAGCACGCGCATGCCGAGTACCTGCGGGGCTGCATGAAGGACGCCCTCGAGCGGCTGGTGTTGCCGAGCCTCGAACGCGAATCGCGCCGGGAGCTGACTGACAAAGCCGAGACCCACGCGATCGAAGTGTTCGCGCGCAACTTGCGGGCGCTGTTGCTGCAACCACCGGTGCCGGGGCGACGCGTACTGGCGATCGATCCTGGTTATAAGAACGGCTGCAAGCTGGCCATGATCGACGAGCATGGCAACCTGGTAACCATCGGGCTGGTGAACATCACCGGCAGCGAAGAGAAAACCGCCGAGGCCCGCACACAGTTGCTCGAGTTTATCCGCGAGCATTCGCCGTCGGTGATTGCCATCGGCAACGGCTCGGCTTGTCGCCCGACTGAGAACATGGTGAGCGAACTGCTGGCCGGCGAACTGGCCGACACCGAAATTCAGTATGTGATTGTTAACGAAGCCGGCGCCAGCGTGTACTCCACCAGTGCGATCGGCCGCGAGGAGTTCCCCGACTGCGAAGCGATCGACCGCAGCGCGATTTCCATCGGTCGCCGCCTGCAGGATCCGCTGAGCGAGCTCGTGAAAATCGATCCGGCCAGTATCGGCGTTGGTCTCTACCAACACGACGCGAAGCCGGCCCATCTGAAGGACACGCTCAACCAAACAGTCGAGTCGTGCGTGAGCTTCGTGGGTGTCGACGTGAACACCGCCAGTAGTGCGCTGCTGAAGAACGTCGCAGGTCTCAACCAGTTGGTCGCCCGACGCATCCTAGAACACCGCACCGAGAAAGGCCCGTTCCAGTCGCGTCAGCAGCTGCTTGACGTCAACGGGCTAGGCGAGGCGACGTTCGTGCAAGCCGCTGGCTTCTTGAAGATCGACGGCGGCGACAATCCGCTTGATACCACTTGGGTGCACCCCGAAAGCTACGCAGCCGCCGAGCGATTGCTGTCCGAGCTTGGCATCGAAACTTCCGAGGTTGGCCGCGAAGGTTGGGCCAAGAAGTTTGCCGCCGCGCTCGAAGGACGTGACCGCGCCGAACTGGCAGCCAAGCTGGAACTCGGCGAGCACTCCGTTGCGCAGTTGATCGAAGCCCTCGAGCGTCCCGGCCGCGACCTGCGTAGCGACTTGCCGCCGCCGGTGTTCCGCCGCGACGTGGTGAAGCTCGACGACCTGGAAGTCGGCATGAAGCTCAGCGGCACTGTGCTGAACGTGGTCGACTTCGGAGCGTTCGTCGACGTCGGCCTGTCCGACTCAGGTCTGGTTCATGTGAGCCAGATGCAGAACGACTACGTTCGCGATCCGCATCAGGTCGTATCGGTCGGCGATCAAGTCGACTGCTGGGTGACCGCGATCGACACGGAGCGCCGTCGGGTCGCGCTGACGATGATCGAACCTGGCACCGAACGTCCTAAGCCCGAGAAAGCTCCTCGGCGACGACCGAAGCGGCGACCGCAAAAGCCGAAGACCGACAGCTCCGGGGCAAAACCAGGAGAAGCCGCTCCGGCCGCTGGCAGTGGCGGTGGCGAGCAAGGCGCTTCCGCCTCGACCTCCTCGCGCCCACCCCGCAGCGGTGGTGGTCGTCGCGACGACTCGCGCGGCTCGGCTGGCGGTGGCGGCGGCGGACGCCGGGGCGATCGACGTGGCCGCCGCGGCGAGAAGCCTCAACGACCCCGCACTGGCAGCTTCGAGAAGCGAGCCAAACGCGAGGTGGTGCCGCTCACCAAGGAGATGGAAGAGGGCAAAGAAGCGATGCGAAGCTTCAGCGATTTGCTGCAATTCCACAAAAAGCAGTCGACGAAAGACAAGCAGGACGATTCGAACAGCGGCAGCTAA
- the panC gene encoding pantoate--beta-alanine ligase codes for MPSIVHTGAEIRQLIHSAQLSGKRVGVVPTMGALHAGHLSLIDAAREQCDLVVATIFVNPTQFAPGEDFERYPRNLEADAAKLASCGCDIVFAPAVDEMYPQGYGTSIDVGAVSRPLEGERRPTHFAGVATVVLKLFQLVPANRAYFGHKDYQQTLVVRQMVRDLNVPIDIVVCPTVRETDGLAMSSRNAYLSPDERKRATALHDSMQLAAQLASTGERSVAKLTAAMEQHLNEVGGFVLDYIAFVRQDTVELVDEVTGPTVILIAAHLGQTRLIDNLVIG; via the coding sequence ATGCCGTCGATTGTCCATACCGGCGCTGAGATTCGCCAGCTCATTCACTCGGCCCAACTCTCTGGCAAGCGCGTCGGCGTGGTGCCGACCATGGGAGCCTTGCACGCGGGGCACCTGAGCTTGATCGACGCCGCCCGCGAGCAATGCGACTTGGTGGTGGCCACGATTTTCGTGAACCCGACGCAGTTTGCGCCTGGGGAAGACTTTGAACGCTACCCGCGCAACCTCGAAGCCGACGCGGCGAAGCTCGCTTCGTGTGGTTGCGACATCGTGTTCGCCCCGGCGGTCGACGAGATGTACCCGCAAGGCTATGGCACCTCGATCGACGTCGGCGCCGTGTCGCGGCCGCTCGAAGGGGAACGCCGACCTACGCACTTTGCCGGCGTGGCGACCGTTGTGCTCAAGTTGTTTCAGCTGGTGCCAGCCAATCGGGCGTACTTTGGCCACAAAGACTATCAGCAAACGTTGGTGGTGCGTCAGATGGTGCGGGATCTGAACGTGCCGATCGACATCGTGGTCTGCCCAACCGTTCGAGAAACCGACGGACTGGCGATGAGTTCTCGCAATGCGTACCTGAGCCCCGACGAGCGCAAGCGGGCCACCGCGCTGCACGACAGCATGCAGCTGGCTGCACAGCTTGCTAGCACCGGCGAGCGGAGCGTCGCCAAACTTACCGCAGCGATGGAACAGCATCTGAACGAGGTCGGCGGGTTCGTGCTCGACTACATCGCGTTCGTTCGCCAGGATACCGTGGAACTGGTAGACGAGGTGACCGGCCCGACGGTCATCCTGATTGCGGCCCATTTGGGACAAACAAGGTTGATCGATAACTTGGTGATCGGCTAA
- the folK gene encoding 2-amino-4-hydroxy-6-hydroxymethyldihydropteridine diphosphokinase: MVHSLLALGSNLGDSQATVENALTAIDDLPHTSLVRRSELHATSAVGGPTGQPMFVNAAAVVETTLEPAALLAALHGIEQQFGRERMVRWASRTLDIDLLLVDQQQLVSETLVLPHPRMSFRPFVLQPAVEIAGDWVHPGLQTTLSDLLTTLITADGGLSIYGGSSDARQYHAEQIAKEFSAMRIQNDGRDALRLVLGESREPLPTPRLAIELVVRRGATRPGVPTLSVMADARSEVLFDTIAAVELAWPELCRSEVRADRA; the protein is encoded by the coding sequence ATGGTTCACTCGTTGTTGGCCCTCGGTTCCAACTTGGGTGACTCTCAAGCAACCGTCGAAAACGCACTAACAGCGATCGACGATTTGCCGCATACCTCGTTGGTGCGACGCAGCGAGCTGCATGCAACTTCGGCCGTCGGCGGACCAACTGGGCAGCCGATGTTTGTGAACGCAGCTGCGGTGGTGGAGACCACACTCGAGCCCGCCGCGCTGCTAGCGGCTCTGCACGGCATCGAGCAGCAATTCGGCCGCGAGCGCATGGTGCGGTGGGCCTCGCGAACGCTGGACATTGATTTGCTGCTGGTCGATCAACAACAGCTTGTTAGCGAAACGCTGGTGCTGCCTCACCCACGGATGAGCTTTCGCCCGTTCGTGCTACAGCCAGCCGTTGAAATCGCCGGCGACTGGGTGCACCCTGGGTTGCAAACTACCCTTTCTGACTTGTTGACGACGCTCATCACAGCCGACGGCGGCTTGTCGATCTACGGCGGCAGCAGCGACGCGCGGCAGTATCACGCGGAACAAATTGCCAAAGAGTTTTCCGCAATGCGCATCCAAAACGATGGTCGCGATGCGTTGCGTTTGGTGCTGGGGGAAAGTCGCGAGCCATTGCCGACTCCACGACTGGCGATCGAGCTAGTCGTGCGCCGCGGGGCGACGCGACCAGGTGTCCCGACGCTTTCGGTCATGGCCGATGCGCGAAGTGAGGTGCTGTTCGACACAATTGCCGCAGTCGAGTTGGCCTGGCCCGAGTTGTGTCGCAGTGAAGTGAGGGCGGATCGCGCGTAG
- a CDS encoding polyprenol monophosphomannose synthase, whose translation MNTAASSESASLSSEPGPQLLVSICTYNERENLPPLVESIHEHAPDAHILVVDDGSPDGTGELADQLAESDPRFRVLHRAGKQGLGTAILAAVNYAIEHHYDQWLNLDADFSHHPKYIPAIRAAMGHADVVIGSRYVPGGGTVDWGFKRRAMSWAINTYARTLLRLPVRDTSGSYRCYRLDRLRELDFSLFKARGYAVLEELLYRCRRIGCRFAEVPIVFEDRRYGQSKINYGEVFAALRVIASLSLESLTSKRVTKASVSEAEGVS comes from the coding sequence TTGAATACTGCCGCATCGTCTGAGTCTGCCTCGTTGTCGTCGGAGCCTGGTCCGCAGCTTCTGGTATCGATCTGCACGTATAACGAGCGCGAGAATCTACCGCCGCTGGTGGAGTCGATTCACGAGCACGCACCCGACGCCCACATACTGGTAGTCGACGACGGCTCGCCCGACGGCACCGGCGAGCTAGCCGACCAACTGGCCGAGAGCGACCCTCGGTTTCGTGTGCTGCACCGAGCCGGCAAGCAGGGGCTCGGCACCGCCATCCTGGCAGCGGTGAACTACGCCATCGAGCATCACTACGACCAGTGGCTTAACCTCGATGCCGACTTTAGCCATCATCCGAAGTACATACCCGCCATCCGCGCAGCGATGGGCCACGCCGACGTAGTGATCGGTTCGCGCTACGTGCCCGGCGGCGGTACTGTGGACTGGGGATTCAAACGCCGGGCGATGAGCTGGGCCATCAACACCTACGCTCGCACGCTGCTGCGATTGCCGGTACGCGACACCAGCGGCAGCTACCGTTGCTACCGACTCGATCGGTTGCGCGAGCTCGACTTCAGCCTGTTCAAAGCCCGCGGCTACGCAGTGCTCGAAGAGCTGCTGTACCGCTGTCGGCGGATCGGTTGCCGCTTTGCCGAGGTGCCGATCGTGTTCGAAGACCGCCGCTACGGGCAGTCGAAAATCAACTACGGCGAAGTCTTCGCTGCCTTGAGGGTGATCGCCAGCCTAAGCCTCGAAAGCCTGACCAGTAAACGCGTGACGAAAGCGAGTGTGAGTGAAGCGGAAGGAGTTTCGTGA
- a CDS encoding PDZ domain-containing protein: MNIPWQRVLSVALASLLAVGVTLSLAVAQDDGADEGRVVPVDPQQNDPLPGILGGPQVLQRRSANGPGMFLFPGNPADITRQTSPYYIGVAVAPASDHLRAHIDLPEQVGLVVEHVWEGSPAEEAGIEVHDVLVAADGSDLRTMEDLVNAVNDHSGDQFTRFSLDIIRHGQPQTVFVTPTERPQSQQHPLLPHAMPNAGFGFNGLQPGTNSMSVQVQRQDNGPPHIVIERDGERWEIDGGDQAAIDELPEDLQPVVERMLNSEANGQMNFQFFSQQPGGSAQPMPQMDELQRQMQERMQQMENQLRRLEQQLDNQIEEDERA, from the coding sequence ATGAACATTCCATGGCAAAGAGTATTGTCGGTAGCCTTGGCCAGCTTGCTGGCGGTAGGAGTCACCCTGTCGCTGGCAGTCGCGCAGGACGATGGCGCCGACGAAGGGCGAGTGGTTCCGGTCGATCCACAGCAAAACGATCCGCTGCCCGGCATCCTCGGTGGCCCTCAGGTGCTGCAGCGTCGCTCGGCCAATGGGCCTGGCATGTTTTTGTTCCCTGGTAACCCAGCCGACATCACTCGACAAACCTCTCCCTACTACATTGGTGTAGCGGTTGCTCCCGCGAGCGATCACCTGCGGGCGCACATTGATCTTCCCGAGCAAGTGGGACTCGTCGTCGAGCATGTGTGGGAAGGTAGCCCAGCCGAAGAAGCGGGCATCGAAGTGCACGACGTGTTAGTTGCTGCTGATGGTAGCGACCTGCGTACGATGGAAGATTTGGTGAATGCGGTAAACGATCACTCGGGCGACCAGTTCACACGGTTTTCGCTCGATATCATTCGCCATGGCCAGCCACAAACCGTGTTTGTCACGCCGACCGAGCGCCCGCAGTCGCAGCAGCATCCGCTACTGCCGCATGCGATGCCGAACGCTGGGTTTGGGTTCAACGGACTACAACCGGGTACCAACAGCATGTCGGTGCAGGTTCAACGACAAGACAATGGTCCCCCGCATATCGTGATTGAGCGCGATGGCGAGCGGTGGGAAATCGATGGCGGCGACCAAGCAGCCATTGATGAGCTACCGGAAGATCTGCAACCGGTCGTCGAGCGGATGCTCAACAGCGAAGCCAACGGTCAGATGAACTTCCAGTTCTTCTCGCAGCAGCCAGGTGGATCGGCGCAGCCGATGCCGCAAATGGACGAACTGCAACGCCAGATGCAAGAGCGGATGCAGCAGATGGAAAACCAACTGCGCCGGCTTGAGCAGCAACTCGACAACCAGATTGAAGAAGACGAGCGGGCCTGA
- a CDS encoding prolipoprotein diacylglyceryl transferase, which produces MCTNLFIVPSKLFGIPLFGVGLLLALLVVVTAVWAAIVWRRPNGKAEVFGALPVLGIVALGILFMPRVFPSGFPVRGYGVMLVAASAAGLLLAYVRMKQAGLNTDLLFSLTLTMFVLGIAGGRLFYVIEYWERVYAPLPLNVALVEALKYANGGLVVYGALFGATVAFVWFTWRHKLPMLAMADLLAPSLLIGLSLGRIGCLLNGCCFGGVVDLPWAVTFPQEGQMAYSPPYGTQLSHGEFFGMYVTEREGQLVISRVTEGSAAADAGIAVDDVLVGLDGYKVSNLDDVGQTFRNVMVEPVPLRVHLADKPDITLPAKPLPARSLPVHPTQIYSSVNAGLMAWLLWSFYPARRRDGEVFALMITLYPIARFLLEMIRIDEASFLGTGLSISQNVSLLLLASAGLLWLYLSRQPRQRVFDAESPAALPA; this is translated from the coding sequence ATGTGCACGAATCTATTCATCGTACCGAGCAAGCTGTTCGGCATTCCCCTGTTTGGCGTGGGGCTGTTGCTAGCATTGCTGGTGGTGGTCACTGCGGTGTGGGCGGCCATCGTCTGGCGGCGGCCCAACGGCAAGGCCGAGGTGTTCGGCGCGCTGCCGGTGCTCGGCATCGTCGCGCTCGGCATCTTGTTCATGCCGCGGGTGTTTCCCAGCGGGTTTCCCGTGCGTGGCTACGGGGTGATGCTCGTCGCCGCGTCGGCCGCAGGACTGCTGCTGGCGTACGTTCGCATGAAACAAGCGGGACTGAATACCGATCTGTTGTTTTCGCTCACCTTAACGATGTTCGTGCTCGGCATCGCCGGTGGTCGGTTATTCTACGTGATCGAATACTGGGAGCGGGTGTACGCCCCGTTGCCGCTGAACGTTGCGCTCGTCGAAGCGCTGAAGTACGCCAATGGTGGGCTCGTGGTCTACGGGGCGCTGTTCGGCGCGACCGTGGCCTTTGTGTGGTTCACCTGGCGACACAAGCTGCCGATGCTCGCGATGGCCGACTTGCTGGCCCCCAGTTTGTTGATTGGATTGTCGCTCGGACGAATCGGCTGCCTGCTGAACGGCTGCTGCTTCGGTGGCGTGGTCGATTTGCCGTGGGCGGTGACGTTTCCCCAGGAAGGGCAGATGGCTTACAGCCCTCCGTACGGCACGCAGTTGTCGCATGGCGAGTTCTTTGGCATGTACGTCACCGAGCGCGAGGGGCAACTGGTGATCAGTCGGGTGACCGAAGGCTCGGCGGCGGCCGACGCTGGCATCGCCGTGGACGACGTGCTCGTGGGGCTCGATGGTTACAAGGTGAGCAATCTCGATGACGTCGGGCAGACGTTTCGCAACGTGATGGTCGAACCGGTGCCGCTCCGCGTGCATCTGGCTGACAAGCCCGATATCACGCTGCCGGCAAAACCGCTTCCCGCCCGGTCGCTCCCGGTGCATCCCACGCAGATCTACAGTTCGGTGAACGCAGGGCTGATGGCCTGGCTGCTGTGGAGCTTCTACCCAGCCCGCCGGCGCGATGGCGAGGTGTTTGCCTTGATGATCACGCTGTATCCGATCGCCCGGTTCCTGCTCGAGATGATTCGCATCGACGAGGCCTCGTTCCTCGGTACCGGGCTGAGCATTTCGCAAAACGTGAGCCTGCTGTTGCTAGCATCGGCCGGGCTGCTCTGGCTGTATCTCAGCCGCCAACCGCGGCAACGGGTGTTCGACGCCGAAAGCCCCGCAGCCTTGCCCGCTTAA
- the hemE gene encoding uroporphyrinogen decarboxylase, giving the protein MPDQSRNFAGLHVASFESRRADDMQRLIERAGGQAHVSPSMREVPNPDPRPAIEFANRLMTGQIDLFVLMTGVGTQHFVDQVERHVGKQRLLDAISDTTTLVRGPKPTAVLKQLGITPSLRVPEPNTWRELLNTLDASFPVANLTVGLQEYGVSNPSLIAGLEARGAKVDQLQVYTWDFPEDSAPLEANIRLLADGKLDIAMFTSANQVHNVLKMADDLGLADAVRQAARQTVFASIGPTCSDALRELELPVDFEASPPKMGILVNRLAEQSHELVARKQRVATLSTLTPPAEQADQPYQQSAFLKACRGEPTDYTPVWLMRQAGRYMPEYREVRAKVSFLELCRNPQLCSEVMCTAVEFLGVDAAIIFSDLLPILEPMGLDLEFAPGDGPVIHNPVREASDVDRVFDLESIDSLDYVMETVKQTRADLPADLPLIGFAGAPFTLASYAIEGGSSRNYLHTKTLMYRDRSAWDALLSRLARSVASYLNAQIAAGAQAVQLFDSWVGCLGPSDYNTYVAPHVKSLIASLTPGVPVIHFGTGNPELLKPMADAGGHVVGVDWRIDLDEAWQRVGHDRAVQGNLEPLVLLADRDTIRARTQQVLDQAAGRPGHIFNLGHGVLQQTPPDNARALVDMVHELSS; this is encoded by the coding sequence ATGCCTGACCAATCGCGCAACTTCGCTGGACTTCACGTCGCTTCGTTTGAAAGCCGTCGCGCCGACGACATGCAGCGACTCATCGAGCGAGCTGGCGGGCAGGCCCACGTGAGTCCCTCGATGCGCGAGGTGCCGAATCCCGACCCCCGCCCGGCCATCGAGTTCGCCAATCGGCTGATGACCGGGCAGATCGATCTGTTCGTTTTGATGACCGGCGTCGGCACCCAGCATTTTGTCGATCAGGTCGAGCGGCACGTCGGCAAGCAGCGATTGCTCGACGCGATTAGCGACACCACCACGCTAGTCCGTGGTCCAAAGCCAACCGCAGTGCTCAAACAACTCGGCATCACCCCGTCACTCCGTGTTCCGGAACCCAACACCTGGCGCGAGCTCCTGAACACGCTCGACGCGAGCTTCCCCGTGGCCAACCTGACGGTCGGTCTGCAAGAGTACGGCGTCTCGAACCCAAGCTTGATCGCCGGGCTCGAAGCCCGCGGTGCGAAGGTCGACCAACTGCAGGTCTACACGTGGGACTTCCCGGAAGACTCCGCCCCGCTCGAAGCCAACATTCGCTTGCTGGCCGATGGCAAGCTCGACATCGCCATGTTCACCTCGGCCAACCAGGTGCACAACGTGCTGAAGATGGCCGACGACCTGGGACTGGCCGATGCAGTGCGGCAAGCAGCGAGGCAAACTGTGTTCGCTTCGATTGGTCCCACCTGTAGCGACGCGCTCCGCGAATTGGAACTGCCAGTCGACTTCGAAGCGTCGCCACCGAAGATGGGCATCCTGGTCAATCGCCTGGCCGAGCAATCGCACGAACTGGTCGCTCGAAAGCAACGCGTCGCGACGCTCTCCACACTCACCCCGCCTGCGGAGCAGGCCGACCAACCGTACCAGCAGAGCGCGTTCCTCAAAGCCTGCCGCGGCGAGCCAACCGATTACACGCCGGTGTGGTTGATGCGACAAGCAGGCCGCTACATGCCTGAGTACCGTGAAGTCCGCGCGAAGGTCAGCTTCCTTGAACTCTGTCGCAACCCTCAACTCTGCAGCGAAGTGATGTGTACGGCGGTCGAGTTTCTCGGCGTCGACGCGGCCATCATCTTCTCCGACCTGCTGCCGATTCTCGAACCGATGGGGCTCGACCTCGAGTTCGCTCCTGGCGATGGTCCCGTGATTCACAATCCGGTTCGCGAAGCGAGTGATGTCGATCGGGTGTTCGACCTCGAGAGCATCGACTCGCTCGACTACGTGATGGAAACGGTCAAGCAAACGCGGGCGGACCTGCCTGCCGACTTGCCGCTGATTGGCTTTGCGGGGGCTCCCTTCACGCTGGCCAGCTATGCCATCGAAGGGGGCTCGAGTCGCAATTACCTGCACACCAAAACGCTGATGTACCGCGACCGCTCGGCCTGGGACGCCCTGCTGAGCCGCCTCGCCCGCTCGGTCGCGTCGTACCTGAACGCTCAGATCGCAGCCGGCGCGCAAGCAGTGCAACTGTTCGATAGTTGGGTCGGCTGTCTTGGCCCCAGCGACTACAACACCTACGTCGCGCCGCACGTGAAGTCGCTCATCGCGAGTCTCACGCCGGGCGTGCCGGTCATTCACTTCGGCACCGGCAACCCCGAACTGCTCAAGCCGATGGCCGACGCTGGCGGGCACGTAGTAGGAGTCGACTGGCGAATCGATCTCGACGAAGCGTGGCAACGCGTTGGGCACGACCGCGCGGTGCAAGGCAACTTGGAACCGCTGGTGCTGCTGGCCGATCGCGATACGATTCGCGCCCGCACTCAACAAGTGCTCGACCAAGCGGCCGGCCGCCCGGGGCACATCTTCAACCTCGGCCACGGCGTACTGCAACAAACCCCGCCCGACAACGCGCGGGCACTGGTGGATATGGTGCACGAGTTGAGCTCTTAA
- a CDS encoding PDZ domain-containing protein: MSRFTTFAALVCVAVVSFAATSSAQTAKMFIGGPPQAQPQPRVQPFVQPVPDTVPLPAFGFQSYNIAGYGERVTHVNCYGRASQLGLEPGDTILTLNGIPLTYHGSWNQALYSAMQQGGSVTLAIRDVRSGAVVYRTTYLGGGVIGNPVGPITPKSMPVAPPTLKHQVPKNSNHGHGSAQNYNPGTTIQVGNVAKVQLPNLGNLIKKGN, from the coding sequence ATGTCACGTTTCACTACTTTCGCCGCTCTTGTTTGTGTTGCTGTCGTTTCGTTCGCCGCTACTAGCTCGGCTCAAACCGCCAAGATGTTCATCGGTGGTCCTCCTCAGGCTCAGCCTCAGCCTCGAGTGCAACCCTTCGTGCAACCGGTTCCCGATACGGTTCCGTTGCCTGCCTTCGGTTTCCAGAGCTACAACATCGCCGGCTACGGCGAACGCGTTACTCACGTCAACTGCTACGGCCGCGCATCGCAGCTCGGCTTGGAGCCGGGCGACACCATCCTGACGCTCAACGGCATCCCGCTGACCTACCACGGTTCTTGGAATCAGGCCCTTTACAGTGCCATGCAACAGGGCGGTTCGGTAACTTTGGCTATCCGCGACGTTCGCTCCGGAGCAGTCGTGTATCGCACCACCTACCTCGGCGGCGGCGTGATCGGCAACCCGGTTGGCCCCATCACCCCGAAGAGCATGCCAGTGGCCCCTCCCACGTTGAAGCACCAGGTGCCCAAGAACAGCAACCATGGTCATGGTAGTGCTCAGAACTACAACCCCGGAACCACCATCCAGGTCGGCAACGTCGCCAAGGTTCAGCTTCCCAATCTCGGTAACCTGATCAAGAAGGGTAACTAA